A window of Streptomyces caniferus contains these coding sequences:
- the pgsA gene encoding CDP-diacylglycerol--glycerol-3-phosphate 3-phosphatidyltransferase — MSGVPASAAGGPRTAPVVRQAGLWNIANLLTMLRLVLVPAFVLLLMHDNGTDPVWRVFAWAAFAVAMITDVFDGHLARTYNLVTDFGKIADPIADKAIMGAALICLSVLGDLSWWVTGVILFRELGITLMRFWVIKHGVIPASRGGKIKTLAQGTAVGMYVLVLTGPLATFRWWVMAVAVALTVVTGLDYIRQAVVLRRAGLAQERTERAERDAAR, encoded by the coding sequence ATGAGCGGAGTCCCGGCTTCCGCAGCTGGTGGCCCGCGCACGGCGCCGGTCGTCCGGCAGGCCGGGCTGTGGAACATCGCCAACCTCCTGACGATGCTGCGGCTGGTGCTGGTCCCGGCCTTCGTGCTGCTGCTGATGCACGACAACGGAACGGACCCCGTCTGGCGCGTCTTCGCCTGGGCCGCCTTCGCCGTCGCCATGATCACCGACGTCTTCGACGGGCATCTGGCGCGCACGTACAACCTGGTCACCGACTTCGGTAAGATCGCCGACCCGATCGCGGACAAGGCGATCATGGGCGCGGCCCTGATCTGTCTGTCGGTGCTGGGCGATCTGTCCTGGTGGGTGACCGGCGTGATCCTCTTCCGGGAGCTCGGGATCACGCTGATGCGGTTCTGGGTGATCAAGCACGGGGTCATTCCGGCCAGTCGTGGCGGCAAAATCAAGACATTGGCGCAGGGCACCGCGGTGGGTATGTACGTCCTGGTGCTGACCGGACCGCTGGCGACCTTCCGCTGGTGGGTGATGGCGGTGGCCGTCGCGCTGACCGTGGTCACCGGCCTCGACTACATCCGGCAGGCCGTGGTGCTGCGCCGGGCCGGGCTGGCCCAGGAGCGTACCGAGCGGGCCGAGAGGGACGCAGCGCGGTGA
- the rimO gene encoding 30S ribosomal protein S12 methylthiotransferase RimO, which produces MPERRTVALVTLGCARNEVDSEELAGRLAADGWDLVEEAADADVAVVNTCGFVEAAKKDSVDALLEANDLKDHGRTQAVVAVGCMAERYGKELAEALPEADGVLGFDDYSSISDRLQTILNGGIHAAHTPRDRRKLLPISPAERQGSADVALPGHAQDTPPEDLPEGVAPASGPRAPLRRRLGSNPVASVKLASGCDRRCSFCAIPSFRGSFISRRPSDVLGETRWLAGEGVKEIMLVSENNTSYGKDLGDIRLLETLLPELAAVDGIERIRVSYLQPAEMRPGLIDVLTGTDKVAPYFDLSFQHSAPGVLRSMRRFGGTDSFLELLETIRTKAPQAGARSNFIVGFPGESESDVAELERFLTEARLDAIGVFGYSDEDGTEAASYEDKVDPDVVAERLARVSRLAEELTAQRAEERVGETVRVLVDRNDDEDGLVGRAAHQAPETDGVTLLSTDQELEPGRMVEAKVVASEGVDLVAEVLSVEGAGCTEEAAR; this is translated from the coding sequence ATGCCCGAACGCCGTACCGTCGCCCTTGTCACTCTTGGCTGCGCCCGTAACGAGGTGGACTCGGAGGAGCTCGCAGGCCGCCTGGCAGCGGACGGCTGGGACCTCGTCGAGGAAGCCGCCGATGCCGATGTCGCCGTCGTCAACACCTGTGGTTTCGTCGAGGCCGCGAAGAAGGACTCCGTCGACGCCCTGCTGGAAGCCAACGATCTGAAGGATCATGGCAGAACCCAGGCCGTAGTGGCCGTCGGCTGCATGGCCGAGCGCTACGGCAAGGAGCTCGCCGAGGCGCTGCCCGAGGCCGACGGCGTGCTCGGCTTCGACGACTACAGCAGCATCTCCGACCGCCTGCAGACCATCCTCAACGGCGGCATCCACGCCGCGCACACCCCCCGCGACCGCCGCAAGCTGCTGCCGATCAGCCCGGCCGAGCGCCAGGGCTCCGCCGATGTCGCGCTGCCCGGCCACGCCCAGGACACCCCGCCCGAGGATCTGCCGGAGGGCGTCGCGCCCGCCTCCGGGCCGCGTGCGCCGCTGCGCCGCCGGCTCGGCAGCAACCCCGTGGCCTCGGTGAAGCTGGCCTCCGGCTGCGACCGGCGCTGCTCGTTCTGTGCCATCCCCTCCTTCCGCGGCTCGTTCATCTCGCGCCGGCCCTCCGACGTGCTCGGTGAGACGCGCTGGCTGGCCGGGGAGGGCGTCAAGGAGATCATGCTGGTCTCCGAGAACAACACCTCCTACGGCAAGGACCTCGGCGACATCCGGCTGCTGGAGACGCTGCTGCCGGAGCTGGCGGCCGTCGACGGCATCGAGCGGATCCGGGTCAGCTACCTGCAGCCGGCCGAGATGCGCCCCGGCCTGATCGACGTCCTGACCGGCACCGACAAGGTCGCGCCCTACTTCGATCTGTCCTTCCAGCACTCGGCGCCCGGTGTGCTGCGCTCCATGCGGCGCTTCGGCGGCACCGACAGCTTCCTGGAGCTGCTGGAGACGATCCGCACGAAGGCGCCGCAGGCCGGTGCCCGCTCCAACTTCATCGTCGGCTTCCCCGGGGAGAGCGAGAGCGACGTCGCGGAGCTGGAGCGCTTCCTCACCGAGGCCCGGCTCGATGCCATCGGCGTCTTCGGCTACTCCGACGAGGACGGCACCGAGGCCGCGTCCTACGAGGACAAGGTCGATCCGGACGTGGTCGCCGAGCGGCTGGCGCGGGTCTCGCGGCTGGCCGAGGAGCTGACCGCGCAGCGCGCCGAGGAGCGGGTCGGCGAGACGGTGCGGGTACTGGTCGACCGGAACGACGACGAGGACGGCCTTGTCGGGCGGGCCGCGCACCAGGCGCCGGAGACCGACGGTGTCACGCTGCTGTCGACCGACCAGGAGCTGGAGCCCGGTCGTATGGTCGAAGCAAAGGTGGTCGCGAGCGAAGGCGTGGATCTCGTCGCGGAGGTGCTGTCGGTGGAGGGCGCGGGGTGTACCGAGGAGGCGGCCAGATGA
- a CDS encoding helix-turn-helix domain-containing protein, with protein MSIGNSPEADRPSVGAALQKARIGAGLTVEEVSTTTRVRIPLVHAIEQDDFSRCGGDVYARGHIRALARAVSLDPRPLIDQFDAEHGGRPAPTPAAPLFEAERIRSEPRRPNWTAAMVAAIVAVVGFVGFTLFTGGDKSDNGPIAVGDANAKPAPAPTRHPSTIKPPVKPDPSDSAVAGLPKDKVTIKVTARDGQSWISAKDANGKLLEDGLLKKGESKTITDKERIDLVLGNAGAVQLYVNGKEVKKVGDKGTVERLSYTPGDPQAG; from the coding sequence GTGTCCATCGGCAACTCCCCCGAAGCAGACCGGCCTTCCGTCGGTGCTGCCCTCCAGAAGGCCCGTATCGGAGCGGGACTGACCGTCGAAGAGGTCAGTACGACGACACGGGTGCGCATCCCCCTCGTGCACGCGATCGAGCAGGACGACTTCTCCCGCTGTGGCGGCGACGTCTACGCCCGGGGGCACATCCGGGCGCTCGCCCGCGCCGTATCCCTCGACCCCCGACCGCTGATCGACCAGTTCGACGCCGAGCACGGCGGACGGCCCGCGCCGACTCCCGCCGCACCGCTCTTCGAAGCCGAACGGATCCGTTCCGAGCCGCGCCGCCCCAATTGGACCGCGGCGATGGTCGCGGCGATCGTCGCGGTGGTCGGGTTCGTGGGCTTCACGCTCTTCACGGGCGGCGACAAGAGCGACAACGGCCCGATCGCGGTCGGCGACGCCAACGCGAAGCCGGCGCCGGCGCCCACCCGCCACCCCTCGACCATCAAGCCGCCCGTCAAGCCCGATCCCTCCGACAGCGCCGTCGCCGGACTGCCGAAGGACAAGGTCACGATCAAGGTGACCGCCCGTGACGGGCAGAGCTGGATCTCCGCCAAGGACGCCAACGGCAAGCTCCTGGAGGACGGCCTGCTCAAGAAGGGCGAGTCCAAGACCATCACCGACAAGGAACGCATCGACCTGGTCCTCGGGAACGCCGGAGCCGTACAGCTGTACGTCAACGGCAAGGAGGTCAAGAAGGTCGGCGACAAGGGCACGGTGGAGCGGCTCAGCTACACGCCGGGGGACCCCCAGGCGGGCTGA
- a CDS encoding DNA translocase FtsK, whose translation MASRTSGKGTQSAAGPSKQRAGRTAGAAKKTAAKKAPAKPPVKKTAAAKKAPAKRAPAKKAPAKKAAPRPAPSPTGGVYRLVRACWLGLAHAIGAVFRGMGRGAKNLDPAHRKDGLALLLLGLALVIAAGTWSNLSGPVGDLVELLVTGAFGRLDLVVPILLGGIGIRLIRHPERPEANGRIVIGLSALVVGVLGQVAMACGSPGRDDGLAAIQDAGGYLGWVASKPLIFTVGQTLAVALLALLTLFGLLVVTATPVNAIPQRLRALGVRLGVVQPEPEEYFDEVEDYAEEWREQPARTSRRGAAAPAASGPEAIEEAALAKRRRPRRASVQPAADRPMDAVDVAAAAAAALDGAVLHGVQPSPLVAGLSSSVSGEHRVHDGEDTAGESGTVPPARGAERKPSAAEDTPAVPDFTKAPPEPSGELPARAEQLQLSGDITYSLPSLDLLARGGPGKTRSAANDAIVTALTTVFQEFKVDAAVTGFTRGPTVTRYEVELGPAVKVEKITALAKNIAYAVASPDVRIISPIPGKSAVGIEIPNTDREMVNLGDVLRLADAAGDEHPMLVALGKDVEGGYVMANMTKMPHVLVAGATGSGKSSCINCLITSVMVRATPEDVRMVLVDPKRVELTAYEGIPHLITPIITNPKRAAEALQWVVREMDLRYDDLAAYGFRHIDDFNEAVRSGKVSSPEGSERELAPYPYLLVIVDELADLMMVAPRDVEDSIVRITQLARAAGIHLVLATQRPSVDVVTGLIKANVPSRLAFATSSLADSRVILDQPGAEKLIGKGDGLFLPMGANKPVRMQGAFVTEAEVAAVVQHCKDQMAPVFRDDVTVGTAKKKEIDEDIGDDLDLLCQAAELVVSTQFGSTSMLQRKLRVGFAKAGRLMDLMESRTIVGPSEGSKARDVLVKPDELDGVLAVIRGEATE comes from the coding sequence ATGGCCTCACGTACGTCCGGCAAGGGAACCCAGAGCGCGGCGGGCCCCTCGAAGCAGCGCGCCGGACGGACCGCGGGCGCCGCCAAGAAGACCGCCGCGAAGAAGGCGCCCGCGAAGCCGCCGGTCAAGAAGACCGCGGCCGCGAAGAAGGCGCCGGCCAAGAGGGCCCCTGCCAAGAAGGCTCCGGCCAAGAAGGCCGCGCCGCGACCGGCGCCGTCACCCACCGGCGGTGTCTACCGCCTCGTCCGTGCCTGCTGGCTGGGGCTCGCGCACGCCATCGGGGCGGTGTTCCGGGGCATGGGCCGCGGCGCGAAGAACCTCGATCCGGCGCACCGCAAGGACGGGCTGGCGCTGCTGCTGCTCGGCCTGGCACTGGTCATCGCGGCCGGGACGTGGTCGAACCTCAGCGGCCCGGTCGGCGATCTCGTCGAGCTGCTGGTGACCGGGGCGTTCGGCCGGCTCGACCTGGTCGTCCCGATACTGCTGGGCGGTATCGGGATCCGCCTCATCCGGCACCCCGAGCGGCCGGAGGCCAACGGCCGGATCGTCATCGGGCTGTCCGCACTGGTCGTCGGTGTCCTGGGACAGGTCGCCATGGCGTGCGGATCGCCGGGCCGGGACGACGGTCTGGCCGCCATACAGGACGCGGGCGGCTATCTCGGATGGGTCGCGTCCAAGCCGCTGATCTTCACCGTGGGGCAGACGCTGGCCGTGGCGCTGCTGGCGCTGCTGACCCTCTTCGGGCTGCTGGTGGTCACCGCGACGCCGGTGAACGCCATCCCGCAGCGGCTGCGCGCGCTCGGCGTCCGGCTGGGCGTGGTGCAGCCCGAGCCCGAGGAGTACTTCGACGAGGTCGAGGACTATGCGGAGGAGTGGCGCGAGCAGCCCGCCCGTACGTCGCGCCGCGGCGCCGCCGCGCCGGCCGCGAGCGGCCCGGAGGCGATAGAGGAAGCGGCCCTGGCCAAGCGGCGCCGCCCGCGCCGGGCTTCCGTACAGCCCGCGGCGGACCGGCCGATGGACGCGGTGGATGTGGCGGCCGCGGCCGCGGCGGCGCTGGACGGCGCGGTGCTGCACGGCGTCCAGCCGTCCCCGCTCGTCGCCGGGCTCAGCAGCAGCGTCTCCGGGGAGCACCGGGTACACGACGGCGAGGACACCGCGGGGGAGAGCGGCACGGTGCCGCCGGCCCGCGGGGCGGAGCGGAAGCCGTCCGCGGCCGAGGACACCCCGGCCGTACCGGACTTCACCAAGGCGCCGCCGGAGCCGTCAGGCGAGCTGCCGGCGCGCGCCGAGCAGCTCCAGCTGTCCGGCGACATCACCTACTCGCTGCCCTCGCTGGACCTGCTCGCGCGCGGCGGTCCCGGCAAGACCCGCAGCGCCGCCAACGACGCCATAGTGACCGCGCTGACCACGGTCTTCCAGGAGTTCAAGGTCGATGCCGCGGTCACCGGGTTCACCCGCGGTCCGACGGTCACCCGCTACGAGGTCGAGCTCGGGCCGGCCGTCAAGGTCGAGAAGATCACCGCGCTGGCCAAGAACATCGCCTACGCCGTGGCGAGCCCCGACGTCCGGATCATCAGCCCGATCCCCGGCAAGTCCGCGGTCGGCATCGAGATCCCCAATACCGACCGCGAGATGGTCAACCTCGGCGATGTGCTGCGGCTGGCCGATGCCGCGGGCGACGAGCACCCGATGCTGGTGGCGCTCGGCAAGGACGTCGAGGGCGGCTACGTCATGGCCAACATGACGAAGATGCCGCACGTCCTGGTGGCCGGTGCCACCGGTTCCGGCAAGTCCTCCTGCATCAACTGCCTGATCACCTCGGTCATGGTGCGGGCCACGCCGGAGGACGTCCGGATGGTGCTGGTCGACCCCAAGCGCGTCGAGCTGACCGCGTACGAGGGCATCCCGCACCTGATCACGCCGATCATCACCAACCCCAAGCGGGCCGCCGAGGCGCTGCAGTGGGTGGTGCGCGAGATGGACCTGCGCTACGACGACCTCGCGGCCTACGGCTTCCGGCACATCGACGACTTCAACGAAGCGGTGCGCAGCGGCAAGGTCAGCTCGCCCGAGGGCAGCGAGCGCGAGCTGGCGCCGTACCCGTATCTGCTGGTCATCGTCGACGAGCTGGCGGACCTGATGATGGTCGCCCCGCGCGATGTGGAGGACTCCATCGTCCGCATCACCCAGCTCGCCCGCGCGGCGGGCATCCATCTGGTGCTCGCCACCCAGCGTCCGTCCGTGGATGTGGTCACGGGTCTGATCAAGGCCAATGTGCCCTCCCGGCTCGCGTTCGCCACCTCCTCGCTCGCCGACAGCCGGGTCATCCTGGACCAGCCGGGTGCCGAGAAGCTGATCGGCAAGGGCGACGGGCTGTTCCTGCCGATGGGCGCCAACAAGCCGGTCCGTATGCAGGGCGCGTTCGTGACCGAGGCCGAGGTCGCGGCCGTCGTCCAGCACTGCAAGGACCAGATGGCGCCGGTCTTCCGCGATGACGTCACCGTCGGCACGGCCAAGAAGAAGGAGATCGACGAGGACATCGGCGATGACCTCGATCTGCTCTGCCAGGCCGCTGAGCTGGTGGTTTCCACCCAGTTCGGGTCGACCTCCATGCTCCAGCGCAAGCTGCGGGTGGGCTTCGCCAAGGCCGGCCGGCTGATGGACCTGATGGAGTCGCGCACCATCGTCGGGCCGAGCGAGGGCTCCAAGGCACGTGACGTTCTTGTGAAGCCTGATGAGCTGGATGGAGTGCTGGCGGTGATCCGGGGGGAGGCTACGGAGTAG
- a CDS encoding response regulator, which yields MVQKAKILLVDDRPENLLALEAILSALDQTLVRASSGEEALKALLTDDFAVILLDVQMPGMDGFETAAHIKRRERTRDIPIIFLTAINHGPHHTFRGYAAGAVDYISKPFDPWVLRAKVSVFVELYMKNCQLREQASLLRLQLEGGRPSADEARESAGLLAELSARLAAVEEQAEALSKQLDETADAAAVATAAHLERKLTGLRRALDALEPGSGSAAG from the coding sequence ATGGTGCAGAAGGCCAAGATCCTCCTGGTCGATGACCGGCCGGAGAATCTGTTGGCGCTGGAGGCGATCCTCTCTGCGCTCGATCAGACACTGGTGCGGGCATCGTCCGGGGAGGAAGCGCTCAAAGCACTGCTCACGGACGATTTCGCGGTGATTCTGCTCGATGTGCAGATGCCGGGAATGGACGGCTTCGAGACCGCCGCGCACATCAAGCGGCGGGAACGCACCCGCGACATCCCGATCATCTTCCTGACGGCCATCAACCACGGCCCGCACCACACCTTCCGCGGTTATGCGGCCGGTGCGGTGGACTACATCTCCAAGCCGTTCGACCCCTGGGTGCTGCGCGCCAAGGTCTCGGTGTTCGTCGAGCTGTACATGAAGAACTGCCAACTGCGGGAGCAGGCCTCCCTGCTGAGGCTCCAGCTCGAGGGCGGGCGGCCGAGCGCCGACGAGGCGCGGGAGTCCGCGGGGCTGCTCGCCGAGCTCTCCGCGCGGCTGGCCGCGGTCGAGGAACAGGCCGAGGCGCTGTCCAAGCAGCTGGACGAGACGGCGGATGCGGCGGCGGTCGCCACGGCGGCTCATCTGGAACGCAAACTGACCGGTCTGCGCCGGGCGCTGGATGCTCTGGAACCGGGGTCGGGCAGCGCCGCGGGGTGA